A genomic window from Gemmatimonadaceae bacterium includes:
- the truA gene encoding tRNA pseudouridine(38-40) synthase TruA gives MAERTLQLVLHYDGAAFAGWQVQPGQRTVQGELERVLERLCAGPVRVTGAGRTDAGVHARGQAAGITVPAHWTAPKLRRVLNEQLDGDVWVAAAHEMHAGFHARFDATGRRYSYTVGLDAEAGSPFRRRWELPWDRDLDRAALDWCAERLVGRYAFFGFAVRGTAPETDDHVCEVRLARWRAVSRDDVRQLVFDVAANRFLHHMVRFLVGTMLAVASGARPREEFAALLQATVNDEVSPPAPPAGLCLEHVEYPPHLYLDPQPA, from the coding sequence ATGGCGGAACGCACCCTGCAGTTGGTCCTGCACTACGACGGCGCGGCCTTCGCCGGCTGGCAGGTGCAACCCGGGCAGCGGACCGTGCAGGGAGAGCTGGAACGAGTGTTGGAGCGGCTGTGCGCGGGACCGGTGCGGGTGACCGGAGCGGGGCGGACCGATGCAGGCGTGCACGCGCGGGGACAGGCAGCGGGGATCACGGTCCCGGCGCACTGGACGGCCCCGAAGTTGCGCCGGGTGCTGAACGAGCAGCTCGACGGCGATGTCTGGGTCGCTGCGGCGCACGAGATGCACGCCGGATTCCACGCCCGCTTCGATGCGACCGGTCGGCGCTACAGCTACACGGTGGGACTCGATGCGGAAGCCGGCTCGCCGTTTCGGCGGCGCTGGGAGCTTCCCTGGGATCGGGACCTCGACCGTGCCGCACTCGACTGGTGTGCGGAGCGACTCGTGGGACGGTACGCGTTCTTCGGCTTCGCGGTGCGCGGGACGGCGCCGGAGACCGACGATCACGTCTGCGAGGTCCGGCTGGCCCGTTGGCGCGCGGTTTCGCGCGACGACGTCCGGCAGCTGGTGTTCGACGTCGCCGCCAACCGCTTCCTGCACCATATGGTGCGGTTTCTCGTGGGGACGATGCTGGCCGTGGCCAGCGGGGCGCGCCCGCGCGAGGAGTTTGCGGCGCTCCTGCAGGCCACGGTGAACGACGAGGTCTCCCCGCCCGCGCCGCCGGCGGGGCTCTGCCTCGAGCACGTGGAGTATCCGCCGCACCTCTACCTCGACCCGCAGCCCGCGTAG
- a CDS encoding GAF domain-containing protein, whose product MLARTLPALAHALGAAANADDALVRLAEALAESDRETALAALRVDARSGLIRERLRAVDGRVERVPMETNVEQLPASVLRAVQEGGAFVEVAEDEAAYARLLKLPEPEAGGSLLLRGVRHERQLIGILAVVEPKRVFGTKVTERLGPLAALYDLAVARFAEHDARAEAVRTLEAVTQRVHQDYMQRLGELEERLERQTSEFEAESASARLAREREEARRAEEQRRSARQLTVLEQQLTASIGQLEQAHVELHRRSEALRQRTRTLFLLDKVLSLASATAAPRPLVDGLLTLLGDDMQALRCSIFLRVPGAATLYLAAARGLAPHVRLGHTIKVGEGIAGRVAQSREPMLVVDVQEAAGHPLLKDEYLTTGSFISFPLVRHDELIGVVNLTNRAQRGLFVEEDVERVRLLGLVISLVATEAQLSQRLAGAA is encoded by the coding sequence ATGCTCGCCCGCACACTCCCCGCACTCGCGCACGCCCTTGGCGCCGCCGCCAACGCCGACGACGCGCTGGTGCGGTTGGCCGAGGCCCTGGCCGAGTCCGACCGCGAGACGGCCCTGGCCGCGTTGCGTGTCGATGCCCGCAGCGGCCTGATCCGGGAGCGGCTGCGGGCCGTGGACGGGCGAGTCGAGCGCGTGCCGATGGAGACCAACGTCGAGCAACTGCCCGCGAGCGTGCTCCGCGCGGTCCAGGAGGGCGGTGCATTCGTCGAAGTGGCTGAAGACGAAGCCGCCTACGCTCGCCTGCTCAAACTGCCCGAGCCGGAAGCCGGCGGCTCGCTGTTGCTGCGAGGGGTGCGCCACGAGCGCCAACTGATCGGCATTCTGGCGGTGGTCGAGCCGAAGCGGGTGTTCGGCACGAAGGTCACGGAACGCCTGGGGCCCCTGGCGGCGCTCTATGATCTCGCCGTGGCGCGTTTCGCCGAGCACGACGCCCGCGCCGAGGCCGTCCGGACGCTCGAGGCAGTGACGCAGCGCGTCCACCAGGACTATATGCAGCGCCTCGGCGAACTCGAGGAGCGTCTGGAGCGCCAGACCAGCGAGTTCGAGGCGGAGAGCGCCTCCGCGCGGCTCGCGCGGGAGCGCGAGGAGGCCAGACGCGCCGAGGAGCAGCGACGCTCGGCCCGCCAGTTGACCGTGCTCGAGCAGCAACTGACGGCGAGCATCGGCCAGTTGGAGCAGGCGCACGTGGAACTGCACCGGCGGTCGGAGGCGTTACGGCAACGGACGCGCACCCTGTTCCTGCTCGACAAGGTGCTGAGCCTGGCCAGCGCGACGGCTGCTCCCCGTCCGCTCGTCGACGGTCTCCTGACGCTGCTCGGTGACGATATGCAGGCGCTGCGTTGCTCGATCTTCCTTCGCGTGCCCGGCGCCGCGACGCTGTATCTGGCGGCGGCGCGCGGGCTCGCGCCCCACGTGCGGCTTGGCCACACCATCAAGGTCGGAGAGGGCATCGCCGGGCGCGTGGCGCAGTCGCGCGAGCCGATGCTGGTCGTGGACGTGCAGGAGGCTGCCGGCCACCCGCTGCTCAAGGACGAATACCTGACGACCGGCTCGTTCATCTCCTTCCCGCTCGTGCGGCACGACGAACTGATCGGCGTGGTGAATCTCACGAATCGCGCCCAACGCGGGCTGTTCGTCGAAGAAGACGTCGAGCGCGTCCGCCTGCTCGGCCTCGTGATTTCGCTCGTGGCCACGGAGGCGCAGTTGTCGCAGCGCCTCGCGGGTGCCGCGTGA
- the trpD gene encoding anthranilate phosphoribosyltransferase — translation MTSPVLQQVLRQLVAGETLSAAAAAAAFDAVMSGEGSAAQMAALLMGLRVRGERASEVAGAARALRTAMTKLVADAPDSLVDTCGTGGGSVTTFNISTAAAILAAGAGVRVAKHGNRSFTSKSGSADVLEALGVPIDLPVNRMGEVLEEAGIVFMFAPTMHPAMRHVGPVRREMGIQTVMNLVGPLANPAMAGRQVIGVADPARLELIAGALLELGTVHSLVVHGAPGIDEVSPLGPTTILEIRDGAVRRSEFSLEQVGLAPAGQADLAGGEPAQNAAVVERVLLGKGPPGAEAAVVLNAGAAIYVAGKAEGLAAGVTLAREALKAGAGWDALGRLRRATASRR, via the coding sequence GTGACCAGTCCTGTGCTGCAGCAGGTGCTCCGGCAGCTCGTCGCGGGGGAGACGCTCAGTGCCGCCGCCGCCGCAGCCGCCTTCGATGCCGTGATGAGCGGCGAGGGGTCGGCTGCCCAGATGGCTGCGCTGCTGATGGGCCTTCGGGTGCGTGGCGAGCGCGCGAGCGAGGTCGCCGGTGCGGCGCGTGCGCTGCGCACGGCGATGACGAAGCTCGTCGCGGATGCTCCGGACTCGCTCGTGGACACCTGCGGCACTGGCGGTGGCAGCGTGACGACGTTCAACATCTCGACGGCGGCGGCGATTCTCGCCGCCGGCGCCGGTGTGCGCGTGGCGAAGCACGGCAACCGCTCCTTCACGTCGAAGTCCGGCAGCGCCGACGTGCTAGAGGCGCTGGGCGTGCCGATCGACCTGCCCGTGAACCGGATGGGAGAGGTGCTCGAGGAAGCTGGCATCGTCTTTATGTTTGCGCCTACGATGCACCCCGCGATGCGCCACGTCGGTCCGGTGCGGCGCGAAATGGGCATCCAGACGGTGATGAACCTCGTCGGGCCGTTGGCGAACCCGGCGATGGCGGGCCGGCAGGTGATCGGCGTAGCAGATCCGGCGCGTCTCGAGCTCATCGCCGGTGCGCTGCTCGAACTGGGGACGGTCCACTCGTTGGTCGTGCACGGCGCGCCCGGAATCGATGAGGTCTCGCCGCTCGGGCCCACCACCATCCTTGAGATTCGTGACGGTGCGGTGCGACGCTCCGAGTTCTCGCTCGAGCAGGTCGGGCTCGCGCCGGCTGGCCAGGCGGACCTGGCAGGCGGCGAACCGGCACAGAACGCCGCGGTCGTCGAGCGAGTCCTGCTCGGCAAGGGTCCGCCGGGTGCAGAGGCGGCAGTGGTCCTCAACGCCGGCGCGGCCATCTACGTGGCCGGAAAGGCCGAGGGCCTCGCGGCCGGCGTGACGCTGGCGCGCGAAGCCCTCAAGGCTGGGGCGGGGTGGGACGCGCTCGGCCGCCTGCGTCGCGCGACAGCGTCCCGGCGCTGA
- the lexA gene encoding transcriptional repressor LexA, translating to MALTKVQRRILDYLQSYTSEHGFAPSFEEIAEAFNYNSLATVHEHLSNLDRKGYIRKSFNESRAIEILPSEVFPKAIELPIRGSVAAGLPLEAFESSETIAVPDAFVRRAGDHYVLRVRGDSMIEDQISDGDYVVVHDRPTADNGEMVIAMLEDAGATVKRFYREKDGRVRLQPANATMEPIYVRQEDVQVKGIVVGVMRRY from the coding sequence ATGGCGCTCACCAAGGTCCAACGTCGGATTCTCGACTATCTCCAGAGCTACACCTCGGAACACGGTTTTGCGCCGAGCTTCGAGGAAATCGCCGAGGCGTTCAACTATAACTCGTTGGCCACGGTGCACGAGCACCTGTCCAACTTGGATCGCAAGGGCTACATCCGAAAATCGTTCAACGAGTCCCGGGCAATCGAGATCCTGCCGAGCGAGGTCTTCCCCAAGGCCATCGAACTGCCGATCCGCGGTAGCGTCGCCGCCGGGTTGCCGCTCGAGGCGTTCGAGTCCAGCGAGACGATCGCGGTGCCGGACGCCTTCGTCCGCCGCGCCGGCGACCACTATGTGCTGCGGGTCCGCGGTGACTCGATGATCGAGGACCAGATCAGCGACGGCGACTACGTCGTGGTCCACGACCGCCCCACCGCCGACAACGGCGAGATGGTCATCGCGATGCTCGAGGATGCCGGCGCCACCGTGAAACGCTTCTATCGGGAAAAGGACGGCCGCGTGCGACTGCAGCCGGCAAACGCCACGATGGAGCCGATTTACGTGCGGCAGGAAGACGTCCAGGTGAAGGGGATCGTCGTCGGCGTGATGCGGCGCTACTAG
- a CDS encoding indole-3-glycerol-phosphate synthase, with protein MPPRGPLGELTAQSRLRARESALARAELEMLLQGTPPAPDFAAALRRPTVTVIAELKRSSPSKGTLDATLDASARVRAYADGGAAALSVLTEPSRFGGSLSDLRDARAAVSVPLLRKDFITAVVQLMEARAYGASAALLIARALAPEELAELAAAATAYGLTPLIEVRDEAELARAVAVEGAVIGVNNRDLETLVIEPEVGARLIPQVPPGRIAVYESGVTDRAGVDRAAALGADAVLVGSVLSVSTDATAAVAALASVPRQARD; from the coding sequence GTGCCTCCTCGGGGGCCCCTGGGAGAACTCACGGCCCAGTCGCGCCTTCGCGCCCGGGAGAGTGCGCTGGCTCGCGCGGAGCTGGAGATGCTGCTGCAGGGCACGCCGCCGGCCCCCGACTTCGCTGCTGCGCTCCGACGGCCGACGGTCACGGTCATCGCCGAGCTGAAGCGCAGTTCGCCATCGAAGGGAACGCTCGATGCCACCCTCGACGCGTCAGCCCGTGTGCGCGCGTACGCCGACGGCGGCGCGGCGGCGCTTTCCGTCCTCACGGAGCCGAGCCGCTTCGGCGGCAGCTTGAGCGACCTGCGCGATGCCCGCGCGGCAGTGTCGGTTCCGCTGCTGCGAAAGGACTTCATCACCGCGGTCGTCCAGTTGATGGAGGCGCGTGCGTACGGGGCGTCGGCGGCGCTGTTGATTGCGCGTGCCCTCGCGCCGGAGGAATTGGCCGAGCTGGCTGCGGCGGCCACGGCGTACGGCCTGACGCCGCTGATCGAGGTGCGTGATGAGGCCGAGCTGGCGCGCGCCGTCGCCGTCGAGGGTGCGGTCATCGGCGTCAACAACCGCGACCTCGAGACGCTGGTCATCGAGCCCGAGGTCGGGGCGCGGCTCATTCCGCAGGTGCCGCCGGGCCGAATCGCCGTGTACGAGAGCGGCGTCACCGACCGTGCCGGCGTCGACCGTGCGGCGGCGCTCGGAGCGGACGCGGTGTTGGTCGGTTCGGTGCTGTCTGTGTCCACGGATGCGACGGCAGCGGTGGCGGCCCTGGCGTCGGTGCCGCGGCAGGCACGTGATTGA
- a CDS encoding phosphoribosylanthranilate isomerase → MIDIKFCGLTRPEDTELAVALGAAYVGVIFAGGPRELTPARAAEVLAPTSGAPTKRVGVVAAQPVDELLAIAERAQLDVLQLSYGADTAQRIGLRSRFGGALWGVTHVRPDAARPDTDPALWVADGLTGIVLDTAVAGRLGGTGVALDWAAVAPEVQRLRGLGQVVLAGGLKPENVEQAVRAAAPDVVDVSSGVERAPGIKDPDRMRAFVAAVRRTEVR, encoded by the coding sequence GTGATTGACATCAAGTTCTGCGGCCTCACGCGGCCCGAGGATACCGAACTGGCCGTGGCGTTGGGTGCGGCCTACGTCGGAGTAATCTTCGCCGGTGGTCCCCGCGAACTGACGCCCGCCCGCGCCGCCGAAGTCCTCGCACCGACATCCGGAGCGCCGACGAAACGCGTCGGCGTGGTGGCGGCGCAGCCGGTGGATGAGTTGCTCGCGATTGCCGAGCGGGCGCAGTTGGACGTCCTGCAACTATCCTATGGCGCAGACACAGCACAGCGGATAGGATTGCGGAGTCGGTTCGGCGGGGCGCTGTGGGGCGTGACTCACGTGCGTCCTGATGCCGCGCGTCCGGACACCGATCCGGCGTTGTGGGTGGCCGACGGATTGACTGGAATCGTGCTGGACACTGCGGTCGCTGGCAGGTTGGGCGGCACCGGTGTGGCACTCGACTGGGCGGCGGTGGCGCCCGAGGTGCAGCGGTTGCGGGGGCTGGGGCAGGTCGTGCTGGCCGGTGGACTGAAGCCGGAGAACGTCGAGCAGGCGGTGCGCGCGGCGGCACCGGATGTGGTGGATGTCTCGTCGGGCGTCGAACGTGCGCCCGGAATCAAGGACCCTGACCGTATGCGCGCCTTCGTGGCGGCGGTGCGCAGAACCGAGGTGCGATGA
- the trpB gene encoding tryptophan synthase subunit beta, with translation MTPVTTDRFGAFGGRYVPETLVPALDQLEQALSEALADPSFTRELTHLLETYVGRPSILTEAPRFSERIGVPVWLKREDLNHTGAHKINNALAQALLAQRMGKRRIIAETGAGQHGVATATVCARLGLECVVYMGEEDMRRQQLNVFRMRLMGATVVPVTAGTRTLKDATSEAIRDWVATCEDSHYIIGSVVGPAPYPRMVRDFQAIIGREARAQMLQRAGRLPSHVVACVGGGSNAMGIFHTFVDDASVRLIGVEAAGEGLGTERHSASLTKGVPGVLHGTLSYLLQDADGQVHPAHSISAGLDYPGVGPEHSFLRDSGRAEYVAVTDDAALRGFEMLGRLEGIIPALETSHAVAWLAEQAGRFDADDCVLLCVSGRGDKDVAQVAELLAGRDGGQA, from the coding sequence ATGACGCCGGTGACGACGGATCGGTTTGGCGCTTTCGGGGGACGGTATGTTCCCGAGACGCTCGTGCCGGCCCTCGACCAGCTCGAGCAGGCGCTGTCCGAGGCCTTGGCCGATCCGTCTTTCACGCGCGAACTCACGCACCTGCTGGAGACCTACGTCGGGCGCCCGTCGATTCTTACCGAGGCGCCGCGCTTCAGTGAACGCATCGGGGTGCCGGTCTGGCTGAAGCGCGAAGACCTGAACCACACCGGTGCGCACAAGATCAACAACGCGCTTGCCCAGGCCCTGCTCGCGCAACGGATGGGCAAGCGGCGCATCATCGCCGAGACCGGGGCGGGGCAACACGGCGTCGCCACGGCCACCGTCTGCGCGCGCCTCGGCCTCGAGTGCGTCGTGTATATGGGCGAAGAGGATATGCGGCGCCAGCAGCTGAACGTGTTCCGGATGCGGCTGATGGGCGCGACGGTCGTGCCCGTCACGGCCGGCACGCGCACGCTGAAGGACGCGACCAGCGAGGCCATCCGCGACTGGGTCGCCACCTGCGAGGACTCGCACTACATCATCGGCTCCGTCGTAGGTCCGGCGCCGTACCCGCGGATGGTTCGGGACTTCCAGGCGATCATCGGTCGCGAGGCCCGCGCGCAGATGCTGCAGCGGGCCGGCCGGCTCCCGAGCCACGTCGTGGCCTGCGTCGGCGGCGGCTCCAACGCGATGGGCATCTTCCACACCTTTGTCGACGACGCGTCCGTGCGCCTCATCGGCGTGGAGGCGGCCGGCGAGGGCCTTGGGACTGAGCGCCATTCGGCGTCGCTCACCAAGGGCGTGCCGGGCGTACTGCACGGCACCTTGAGCTACTTGCTGCAGGACGCGGACGGGCAGGTGCATCCGGCGCATTCGATTTCCGCCGGGCTCGATTACCCCGGCGTCGGTCCTGAGCATTCGTTCCTGCGCGACAGCGGGCGTGCCGAGTATGTCGCCGTCACCGATGACGCCGCGCTGCGGGGCTTCGAAATGCTCGGCCGGCTCGAAGGCATCATCCCCGCGCTGGAGACCTCGCACGCGGTGGCGTGGCTGGCCGAGCAGGCCGGACGCTTCGACGCGGACGACTGCGTGCTGCTTTGCGTGAGCGGGCGCGGGGATAAGGATGTCGCCCAGGTCGCGGAGTTGTTGGCCGGGCGCGACGGAGGGCAGGCGTGA
- a CDS encoding HEAT repeat domain-containing protein, with protein MTQASAPEEALEAPPIAPAVVEDAFRIFDKAIKAHQLYLPNNPTHQKAMAAAKAAIAPLWQHMGALVLQVTDTDLKWYGVAVNSHPEKGGDSLPWLLFKDGLRELMLLPGFEDEEMERFLAIIPKVRHAQAHQDDLLTLLWEQDFQCLKYRYIELADPSAPLDPDAAPGRWPAPAGRAFEPPTRAIAEVRAGIDEGQEEAGPGEAGDGAKPPRPAGIVSMDDFDSTLYFLDPNEVEYLRQETEREYALDLRKLVLQALLDIFELQVDPLVREEVAGDLEALVIHMLAAGQFSNVAYLLKELEGAMQRAREVRPQERERLGKLADRLSHPDALNQMIQALEESSRLPAKEDLAQLFAQLKPTALGTILDHIDRSQNVELRPLLESSAERLAQSNTTELVRLVKDAKTSVAREAIRRAGAMRTAAAVPSLGEVLESGAERPIRTACVTALMDIGTPGALSALEAALTDPEREIRLTVIRALTARTHRPALQKVQAIVTSGATKDMDRTERIALFEYYGTIAGDGAIPTLDPILNPKTGIFAKKEEPELRACAAIALGRINSDASRTTLQKAANDKDVVVRNAVARALRGPSPGGAA; from the coding sequence GTGACGCAAGCCAGCGCCCCCGAGGAAGCCCTCGAGGCCCCGCCCATCGCTCCGGCGGTTGTCGAGGACGCATTCCGAATCTTCGACAAAGCCATCAAGGCACACCAACTGTACCTGCCGAACAACCCGACCCACCAGAAGGCGATGGCGGCTGCGAAAGCAGCCATCGCGCCGCTCTGGCAGCATATGGGCGCGTTGGTGTTGCAGGTGACGGACACCGACCTCAAATGGTACGGTGTCGCGGTCAACTCGCATCCGGAGAAGGGCGGCGACTCCCTCCCGTGGCTGCTCTTCAAGGATGGGTTGCGCGAACTGATGCTGCTCCCGGGCTTCGAGGACGAGGAGATGGAGCGCTTCCTCGCTATCATCCCGAAGGTGCGTCACGCACAGGCCCACCAGGATGACCTGCTCACGCTGCTGTGGGAGCAGGACTTCCAGTGCCTGAAGTACCGCTACATCGAGCTTGCCGACCCGTCGGCGCCGCTGGATCCGGATGCCGCGCCGGGGCGCTGGCCGGCGCCTGCCGGCAGAGCTTTCGAACCCCCGACGCGGGCCATCGCCGAGGTCAGGGCGGGGATTGACGAAGGGCAGGAGGAGGCAGGGCCCGGAGAAGCCGGCGACGGTGCCAAGCCACCGCGGCCCGCCGGCATCGTGTCGATGGACGACTTCGACTCAACGCTGTACTTCCTCGACCCGAACGAAGTTGAGTACCTGCGACAGGAGACCGAACGCGAGTACGCGCTCGACCTGCGCAAGCTCGTGCTGCAGGCGCTTCTCGACATCTTCGAGTTGCAGGTGGATCCACTCGTGCGCGAAGAGGTCGCCGGCGACCTCGAAGCGCTGGTGATCCATATGCTGGCCGCCGGCCAGTTCTCGAACGTGGCCTACCTGCTCAAGGAACTCGAAGGCGCGATGCAGCGCGCTCGTGAGGTGCGTCCGCAGGAACGTGAGCGCTTGGGCAAGTTGGCGGACCGACTCAGCCACCCCGATGCGCTGAATCAAATGATCCAGGCGCTGGAGGAGTCCAGCCGCTTGCCGGCCAAGGAAGATCTCGCACAGCTCTTTGCGCAACTGAAGCCGACGGCGCTGGGCACCATCCTTGATCATATTGACCGTTCGCAGAACGTCGAGTTGCGTCCGCTACTCGAGTCCAGCGCCGAGCGACTCGCGCAGTCCAACACGACCGAACTCGTGCGCCTCGTGAAGGACGCCAAGACCTCGGTGGCCCGCGAAGCCATCCGGCGTGCCGGCGCGATGCGCACCGCCGCAGCGGTCCCGTCGCTTGGCGAGGTCCTGGAGAGCGGGGCGGAGCGTCCGATTCGTACCGCCTGCGTCACCGCGTTGATGGATATCGGGACGCCCGGCGCACTCTCGGCGCTCGAGGCCGCGCTGACGGATCCCGAACGCGAGATCCGCCTCACCGTTATCCGCGCCCTGACGGCGCGCACGCATCGGCCGGCGTTGCAGAAGGTGCAAGCCATCGTCACGTCGGGCGCGACCAAGGATATGGACCGCACCGAGCGCATCGCACTGTTTGAGTACTACGGGACCATCGCCGGCGACGGCGCCATCCCGACGTTGGATCCGATCCTCAATCCGAAGACGGGCATCTTCGCCAAGAAAGAGGAGCCGGAGTTGCGCGCGTGTGCCGCCATCGCGCTGGGGCGCATTAACTCCGACGCCAGCCGCACCACGCTGCAGAAGGCCGCGAACGACAAGGATGTGGTGGTGCGCAACGCCGTCGCCCGCGCACTGCGCGGGCCCTCGCCCGGAGGTGCCGCGTGA
- a CDS encoding HD-GYP domain-containing protein, producing MTETPSGGRQGVVARNTQALTATGLGEGTVRRIGRTWVTAFYVALRNLKMYPIENAVVQKGLEDLTKLSAELIDGDGECEFRLAGEFLFLNATRMKLDLDNYTSFSFLLNRCRDAGVGVLRFSDRPTVRDWTVLLSFLINPQGKGAGERFELLNARLTETKVTVFELGPPPDSDDNPADEGESKERAKRTYQQSVTTTKEVLNSVRMGQSPNVKKIKRVVQGIVDQILSDESSLVGLTTIRDYDDYTFTHCVNVAIFSIALGRRLGLTRLQLYDLGFTALFHDIGKSRVPIDVIQKPDALDEEEWRLVMAHPWLGVLALFQLREHSEFPYRSMLVAYQHHMKRDLTGYPRSLRIAEMSFYSKIVAVADGFDAATSRRVYTTQPLSPAEVLREMRDNPRRGMDPVVVKAFVALLGIYPVGSLVVLDSFELAIVHAVNPIPEMVSRPIVRVISDDLGNVEHPGRLVDLAEKNEAGTFAKSIIKTADPDRYGIRVGDYFV from the coding sequence GTGACCGAGACGCCATCCGGCGGACGGCAAGGCGTCGTCGCACGCAATACCCAGGCCCTGACGGCCACCGGCCTCGGCGAGGGTACGGTCCGCCGCATCGGGCGCACCTGGGTGACCGCGTTCTATGTGGCGCTACGCAACCTCAAGATGTACCCGATCGAGAACGCGGTGGTGCAGAAGGGGCTCGAAGACCTCACCAAGCTCTCGGCCGAGCTCATCGACGGCGATGGCGAGTGCGAATTTCGGCTGGCCGGGGAATTCCTGTTCCTCAACGCCACGCGGATGAAGCTCGACCTCGACAACTACACGAGCTTCTCGTTCCTGCTCAATCGTTGCCGTGATGCCGGTGTCGGTGTGCTGCGCTTCTCGGATCGCCCGACCGTGCGCGACTGGACGGTGCTGCTGTCCTTCCTGATCAACCCGCAGGGCAAGGGCGCGGGTGAGCGCTTCGAGCTCCTCAACGCACGGCTCACCGAGACCAAGGTCACCGTCTTCGAGCTCGGCCCCCCGCCGGACAGCGACGACAACCCCGCCGACGAGGGCGAGTCGAAGGAGCGTGCCAAGCGCACCTACCAGCAGTCAGTGACGACGACGAAGGAAGTGCTGAATTCGGTGCGGATGGGGCAGAGCCCCAACGTCAAGAAGATCAAGCGCGTGGTGCAGGGCATCGTCGACCAGATTCTCAGTGACGAGTCCTCGCTGGTGGGCCTGACGACCATCCGCGACTACGACGACTATACGTTCACCCACTGCGTGAACGTGGCGATCTTCTCGATTGCGCTCGGGCGTCGTCTCGGCCTCACGCGCCTGCAGCTCTACGACCTCGGCTTCACGGCGCTGTTCCACGACATCGGCAAGTCCCGTGTCCCGATCGACGTCATCCAGAAGCCCGACGCGCTCGACGAAGAAGAGTGGCGCCTCGTGATGGCCCATCCTTGGCTCGGCGTGTTGGCGCTGTTCCAGTTGCGCGAGCATTCGGAGTTCCCATACCGCTCGATGCTCGTCGCGTACCAGCACCATATGAAGCGCGATCTCACCGGGTATCCGCGGTCGCTGCGCATCGCTGAGATGAGTTTCTATAGCAAGATCGTCGCGGTAGCGGACGGCTTCGATGCCGCGACGTCGCGCCGCGTGTACACCACGCAGCCGTTGAGTCCGGCAGAGGTCCTGCGGGAGATGCGCGATAACCCGCGGCGCGGGATGGATCCCGTCGTCGTGAAGGCCTTCGTCGCCTTGCTCGGCATCTATCCGGTGGGCTCGCTCGTGGTGCTCGACTCCTTCGAACTCGCCATCGTGCACGCCGTCAACCCGATTCCCGAAATGGTCTCGCGGCCCATCGTGCGCGTCATCAGCGACGACCTCGGCAACGTTGAGCATCCGGGGCGGCTGGTGGACCTCGCCGAGAAGAACGAGGCTGGCACGTTCGCGAAGTCCATCATCAAGACGGCGGATCCCGACCGGTACGGCATCCGTGTCGGCGACTACTTCGTCTGA
- the trpA gene encoding tryptophan synthase subunit alpha, translating to MLTERFQALRADGRRALVCYVTAGHPNPDESVRFIRELPAAGADVIEVGVPFSDPLADGPVIQGSSQKALVQGVTFEGTLAIIAEAKPAVPVVLFSYLNPLIAAGPDALTRAAAAGVSGVLVTDLPVGADPEREAWLGGGPLEFVRLAAPTTPRERMAEVATHGRGFVYLISRLGVTGMHQGVASSLPESVARLRAVCDLPICVGFGISTPAQARAVAALADGVVVGSALVKTADERGVEAALALVRAMRAAMDGDDG from the coding sequence GTGCTGACCGAACGCTTCCAGGCGCTGCGCGCCGATGGGCGCCGTGCGCTCGTCTGCTACGTGACGGCCGGCCATCCCAATCCGGACGAGTCGGTGCGGTTCATCCGTGAACTGCCGGCCGCTGGCGCCGACGTCATCGAAGTCGGCGTCCCGTTTTCCGACCCACTGGCGGATGGTCCCGTCATCCAGGGTAGCTCGCAGAAGGCGCTCGTCCAAGGCGTCACTTTTGAGGGGACATTGGCCATCATCGCCGAGGCCAAGCCCGCTGTGCCGGTGGTGCTCTTCAGCTATCTCAACCCGCTGATTGCAGCCGGGCCGGACGCGCTCACGCGCGCGGCGGCTGCGGGCGTCAGTGGCGTGCTCGTCACCGACCTGCCGGTCGGGGCCGATCCCGAGCGCGAGGCCTGGCTCGGGGGCGGGCCGCTCGAGTTCGTGCGCCTCGCCGCGCCCACGACGCCCCGCGAGCGGATGGCCGAAGTCGCGACGCACGGCCGCGGCTTCGTGTATCTCATCAGCCGACTCGGCGTGACCGGGATGCACCAGGGGGTGGCCAGTTCGCTGCCGGAGAGCGTGGCTCGCCTACGTGCGGTGTGCGACCTGCCCATCTGCGTGGGCTTCGGTATCTCGACGCCGGCACAAGCACGCGCGGTGGCCGCGCTCGCTGACGGCGTCGTGGTAGGCTCCGCGTTGGTGAAGACCGCCGACGAACGCGGCGTCGAGGCCGCGCTCGCGTTGGTGCGCGCGATGCGCGCGGCGATGGACGGGGACGACGGCTGA